In a genomic window of Flavobacterium lipolyticum:
- a CDS encoding FAD-binding and (Fe-S)-binding domain-containing protein, giving the protein MSIIKELEQLSASLEGTLLYDDLHKTLYSTDASVYRIKPNAVAIPKTIGDIAKLIKFAGQHQLSITPRTAGTSLAGQAVGDGLVVDVSKHFTKIISYNAEKKTVTVQPGVIRDELNLFLKPHGVFFAPITSTSNRAMIGGMVGNNSSGTTSIRYGVTRDKIAELKALLSDGSEVIFKELTSAEFIEKTKGDTLENKIYKTIYDELSVVATQEEIIKEFPKPEIHRRNTGYAVDILLKSDLFGGTEPTINLGKLLCGSEGTLAFTTEVTLKVDDLPPPHSIMVVGHYHTIQESLESVVVAMKHHLYTAEMIDDTILDCTKTNREHIKNRFFLVGEPKAIMLFEVASHTLEDAEKQADALIADLEKNNFGYAQVKIYGNDIDKANELRKAGLGLLGSIVGDNKAADSIEDTAVELSDLPAYIAEFSAMMKRHGQEAIYYAHAGAGELHLRPVLNLKKTSDLKLFRTIATDVAVLVKKYRGSLSGEHGDGIVRGEFIPYMIGESNYELLKRIKLAFDPNSALNIGKIVNALKMDENHRVVSGRVEPDIKTFQDFSDSLGILRATEKCNGSGDCRKLPSAGGAMCPSYRATKNEKETTRARANALREYLTYSEKENKFDQKELYEVFELCVSCKACASECPSNVDVATLKAEFLYQYQKANGFSTRNKIFAHNAKLNKMGSLFPSITNFISNQSLVKKSMGIALERQVPLLAKKTFQKWYENHKPQQNNFPNGQVYLFNDEFTNYYDVNIGIDAFELLTKLGYEVLIVDHEESGRTYLSKGFLEEAKKIADTNVTIFKDLVSAKAPLIGIEPSAILTFRDEYLRLATNKEAAEKVAKNAFTIEEFFKREIVDGKITADSFSAEKKEIKIHGHCHQKSLSSVEATFAMLNLPMNNVVTIYNSGCCGMAGSFGYEKEHYQVSMQMGEDTLFPKVRATAQEVKIAAAGTSCRHQIYDGTSREAQHPVSILRNCLK; this is encoded by the coding sequence ATGTCAATAATTAAAGAGTTAGAACAATTATCAGCATCATTAGAAGGAACCCTTTTATATGATGATCTTCATAAAACGCTTTATTCGACCGATGCTTCTGTGTATCGAATTAAACCCAATGCGGTGGCGATCCCCAAAACAATTGGAGATATTGCCAAGCTGATAAAATTTGCAGGACAGCATCAGCTGTCGATTACGCCAAGAACGGCCGGAACTTCGTTGGCAGGACAGGCAGTAGGAGACGGATTGGTAGTTGATGTGTCGAAGCATTTTACTAAAATTATTTCGTACAATGCCGAAAAGAAAACTGTAACGGTTCAGCCTGGTGTAATTCGCGACGAGCTGAATCTGTTTTTAAAACCGCACGGTGTATTTTTTGCCCCAATTACATCAACATCAAACCGCGCAATGATTGGCGGTATGGTGGGGAATAACTCTTCAGGAACCACTTCGATTCGATATGGAGTGACACGTGATAAAATTGCTGAATTAAAAGCTCTTTTAAGCGACGGTTCGGAAGTAATTTTTAAAGAGCTGACTTCTGCTGAATTTATCGAAAAAACCAAAGGGGATACCTTAGAAAATAAAATATACAAAACCATTTACGACGAGCTTTCTGTTGTTGCCACTCAGGAAGAAATTATAAAAGAATTTCCGAAACCCGAGATTCACCGAAGAAATACAGGTTATGCTGTTGATATTCTGTTGAAATCGGATTTGTTTGGCGGAACTGAACCCACTATCAATTTAGGCAAACTGCTTTGCGGGAGCGAAGGAACACTGGCTTTTACAACCGAAGTGACGCTGAAAGTAGACGACCTGCCTCCACCTCACAGCATTATGGTTGTGGGGCATTATCACACGATTCAGGAATCATTAGAATCTGTTGTTGTAGCGATGAAGCATCATTTGTACACGGCAGAAATGATTGATGATACGATTTTAGATTGTACCAAAACGAATCGGGAACATATTAAAAACCGCTTCTTTTTGGTGGGAGAGCCTAAGGCTATTATGCTGTTTGAAGTGGCGTCGCATACTTTAGAAGATGCTGAAAAACAAGCGGATGCTTTGATTGCTGATTTGGAAAAAAACAATTTTGGTTATGCGCAAGTAAAAATTTACGGGAATGATATTGACAAAGCCAATGAACTTCGTAAAGCCGGTTTGGGACTTTTAGGAAGTATTGTTGGTGACAATAAAGCAGCCGATTCAATCGAAGATACCGCTGTTGAATTGAGCGATTTGCCGGCTTATATTGCTGAATTTTCGGCCATGATGAAGCGTCACGGACAAGAGGCAATTTATTACGCACATGCCGGAGCAGGAGAACTGCATTTGCGTCCGGTGTTGAATTTGAAAAAAACATCCGATTTAAAACTCTTCAGAACCATTGCGACGGATGTGGCCGTTTTGGTTAAAAAATACAGAGGATCTCTGAGTGGAGAACACGGCGACGGAATCGTGCGTGGTGAGTTTATCCCTTATATGATTGGTGAATCCAATTATGAATTATTGAAAAGAATCAAGCTGGCGTTTGATCCGAACTCGGCTTTGAATATTGGTAAGATTGTGAATGCCTTAAAAATGGACGAAAACCATCGTGTTGTTTCGGGCAGAGTTGAACCGGATATTAAGACATTTCAGGATTTCTCGGATAGTTTGGGGATTTTGCGTGCCACCGAAAAATGTAACGGTTCGGGTGATTGCCGAAAATTGCCGTCGGCAGGAGGAGCAATGTGTCCGAGTTACCGAGCCACCAAAAACGAAAAAGAAACCACGCGTGCCAGGGCGAATGCTTTACGCGAATATTTGACCTATTCGGAGAAAGAAAATAAATTCGACCAGAAAGAGCTTTACGAAGTTTTTGAATTGTGTGTGAGCTGTAAAGCCTGTGCCAGCGAATGTCCGAGTAATGTAGATGTAGCCACACTGAAAGCAGAATTTTTATACCAATACCAAAAAGCAAACGGCTTTTCGACCCGAAACAAAATCTTTGCACACAATGCCAAATTGAATAAGATGGGAAGTCTGTTTCCGTCGATTACGAATTTTATTTCCAATCAGTCTCTCGTGAAAAAAAGCATGGGAATTGCTCTGGAAAGACAGGTTCCATTATTAGCAAAAAAGACGTTCCAAAAATGGTACGAAAATCATAAACCACAACAAAATAATTTCCCTAACGGACAAGTGTATTTGTTTAATGATGAGTTCACGAATTATTACGATGTTAATATCGGTATAGATGCTTTTGAACTATTGACAAAATTAGGCTACGAAGTGCTGATCGTCGATCATGAAGAAAGCGGAAGAACGTATTTGTCCAAAGGATTTCTGGAAGAAGCCAAGAAAATTGCAGATACCAATGTGACTATTTTTAAGGATTTAGTTTCAGCAAAAGCACCTTTAATCGGAATTGAGCCTTCGGCAATATTAACGTTCCGAGACGAATATCTGCGTCTGGCAACGAACAAAGAAGCCGCTGAAAAAGTAGCTAAAAATGCTTTTACGATAGAAGAATTCTTTAAAAGAGAAATTGTCGATGGTAAGATCACCGCCGATTCTTTTTCGGCAGAAAAGAAAGAAATTAAAATTCACGGACACTGTCACCAGAAATCGCTGAGTTCTGTTGAGGCGACTTTTGCTATGCTGAATTTACCAATGAATAATGTGGTTACCATTTACAATTCGGGTTGTTGTGGAATGGCGGGATCATTCGGTTACGAAAAAGAGCATTATCAGGTAAGCATGCAAATGGGAGAAGATACCCTATTCCCAAAAGTAAGAGCCACCGCTCAGGAGGTGAAAATCGCCGCAGCCGGAACGAGCTGCCGCCACCAAATTTATGACGGAACAAGTAGAGAAGCCCAGCATCCGGTAAGTATTTTAAGAAACTGCCTGAAGTAA
- a CDS encoding amino acid permease, with protein sequence MALSGLFRKKTVQDILKQVAKNDADGHNALGKHLTARDLTAFGIAAIVGAGIFSTIGKASADGGPAVIFLFLFTAVACSFAAFAYAEFASMVPVSGSAYTYSYVAFGEIIAWVIGWALIMEYSVGNITVAISWSDYFTGLLASGGIHLPQWVQMDYLTASNGFNNATALMHSGKAFENLEPALQSAYTAWTTSPVLFGSFHFVADLPALLIIILITALIYRGMKESRNASNIMVVVKLCIVLLVIAVGIFYVDTANWDPFAPNGVSGVLKGVSAVFFAYIGFDAISTTAEECKNPQRDLPRGMMWAIIICTLLYIAIALVLTGMVRYNELNVGDPLAFVFEKLDLKWMSGIIAVSAVVAMASVLLVFQMGQPRIWMSMSRDGLLPKRFSRVHPKFKTPSYATIVTGFVVAVPALFLNLTMVTDLCSIGTLFAFVLVCAGVLVLQNKPEIPRGKFKTPYINSKYIMPVLLIIGLVFAFGYNKKATMSFITNETQVNSPADIITSLDKSDSEKVFHYLKSIDVQNKTSETSDLEHLLSQYQDDEAKYVEVVKGLPIKETAKFESGLSLFKHKIPMWIFLLVLVGLTVWAFKQNLSLIPLLGLICCLYMMAELSVWNWIYFTVWLLIGLCIYFGFSRKNSKLNTENVIS encoded by the coding sequence ATGGCATTATCAGGTTTATTCCGAAAGAAAACGGTACAAGATATTCTGAAGCAAGTTGCAAAAAACGATGCGGACGGTCATAATGCATTAGGGAAACACTTAACTGCCAGAGATTTAACTGCCTTCGGAATTGCCGCTATAGTGGGTGCCGGAATTTTTAGTACGATCGGAAAAGCCAGTGCAGACGGCGGACCAGCCGTTATATTTTTGTTTTTATTTACAGCGGTAGCTTGTAGTTTTGCCGCTTTTGCTTATGCAGAATTTGCCTCAATGGTACCCGTTTCAGGAAGTGCATATACGTATTCGTATGTGGCATTTGGAGAAATTATAGCCTGGGTAATTGGCTGGGCTTTGATCATGGAATACTCCGTTGGAAATATAACCGTTGCGATATCGTGGAGTGATTATTTTACGGGGCTTCTCGCCAGTGGAGGGATTCATCTCCCGCAGTGGGTTCAGATGGATTACTTAACCGCTTCAAACGGATTTAATAACGCAACAGCTTTGATGCATAGTGGAAAAGCCTTTGAAAATTTAGAACCTGCTCTGCAGTCTGCTTATACGGCCTGGACAACTTCTCCGGTTTTATTTGGCTCGTTTCATTTTGTTGCCGATCTTCCGGCTTTATTAATTATCATCTTGATTACTGCATTGATTTATCGTGGAATGAAAGAATCCCGTAATGCCAGTAATATTATGGTGGTAGTAAAACTTTGTATTGTGCTTTTGGTAATTGCGGTTGGTATATTTTATGTAGATACAGCCAATTGGGATCCGTTTGCACCAAATGGAGTAAGTGGCGTATTAAAAGGAGTTTCTGCAGTATTTTTCGCTTACATTGGTTTTGATGCTATTTCAACTACAGCCGAAGAATGTAAAAATCCGCAAAGAGATTTACCACGCGGAATGATGTGGGCGATTATTATTTGTACGCTTTTGTATATCGCCATTGCTTTGGTTTTAACCGGAATGGTGCGTTATAACGAATTAAATGTAGGTGATCCGCTAGCATTTGTATTCGAGAAATTAGATTTAAAATGGATGTCCGGAATCATTGCAGTAAGTGCTGTAGTAGCGATGGCTAGTGTTTTGCTGGTTTTTCAAATGGGACAGCCTCGTATCTGGATGAGTATGAGTCGTGACGGATTGTTGCCAAAGCGTTTCTCCAGAGTACATCCAAAATTTAAAACGCCTTCTTATGCCACTATCGTAACCGGTTTTGTGGTTGCAGTACCCGCGTTATTCTTAAATCTTACCATGGTAACGGATTTATGCAGTATCGGAACTTTATTTGCATTTGTATTGGTTTGTGCCGGAGTTTTGGTATTGCAAAATAAGCCAGAGATTCCAAGAGGAAAGTTTAAAACGCCTTATATCAATTCAAAATATATAATGCCGGTTTTATTGATCATAGGATTAGTTTTTGCCTTTGGGTACAATAAAAAAGCCACGATGAGTTTTATCACCAATGAGACCCAGGTGAATAGCCCGGCAGATATTATTACTTCATTGGATAAAAGCGATTCTGAAAAAGTTTTCCATTATTTAAAAAGTATCGACGTTCAGAATAAAACTTCAGAAACATCCGATTTAGAGCATTTATTAAGTCAGTATCAGGATGACGAAGCAAAATATGTTGAGGTTGTAAAAGGTTTACCTATAAAAGAGACTGCAAAATTTGAAAGCGGACTGAGTTTATTCAAACATAAAATTCCAATGTGGATCTTCTTATTGGTATTGGTTGGTTTAACGGTTTGGGCTTTCAAACAGAATCTATCCTTAATTCCGCTTTTAGGTTTAATCTGTTGTTTGTATATGATGGCCGAATTAAGTGTTTGGAACTGGATTTATTTCACAGTTTGGTTGCTTATTGGTCTTTGTATCTATTTTGGCTTCAGCCGAAAAAACAGCAAGCTAAACACGGAGAATGTTATAAGTTAA
- a CDS encoding DUF6896 domain-containing protein, with product MIEKIVAEYISFIRTFETLLKKKYKQDINPCSFSSTFFERKGTIEGIEYCFHGSGCTANKDDVIYDYDISINEITFSQWKFSEFVRTHPEYQKLNYSPEYIEYELYQLINKGILGWVIIKNTEKPPFGCVFMSYRVLQEPPFLIN from the coding sequence ATGATCGAAAAAATAGTAGCGGAGTATATCAGTTTTATAAGAACATTTGAAACTTTATTAAAAAAGAAATATAAACAGGATATAAATCCATGTTCGTTTTCGAGCACTTTTTTTGAAAGAAAAGGAACTATCGAAGGAATTGAATATTGCTTTCACGGAAGTGGCTGTACGGCCAATAAAGACGATGTTATTTATGACTATGATATTTCGATAAATGAAATTACGTTTTCGCAATGGAAATTTTCGGAGTTTGTTAGAACGCATCCGGAGTATCAAAAATTAAATTATAGTCCAGAATATATCGAATATGAATTGTATCAGCTTATAAATAAAGGAATATTAGGTTGGGTGATTATTAAGAATACGGAAAAACCTCCTTTTGGATGTGTTTTTATGAGTTATAGAGTTCTTCAAGAACCGCCTTTTCTTATTAATTAA